In Methylothermaceae bacteria B42, a single genomic region encodes these proteins:
- the glmM gene encoding phosphoglucosamine mutase (catalyzes the conversion of glucosamine-6-phosphate to glucosamine-1-phosphate), with protein MAKKYFGTDGIRGKVGETPITPDFILKLGWAAGQVFKDHGSAQVLVGKDTRISGYMFESALEAGLSAAGVNTQMLGPMPTPGIAYLTRTFRAKAGIVISASHNPYPDNGIKFFSTDGTKLPDEIEEAIEAQLEVPMTTVASDKLGRAVRVEDAAGRYIEFCKSTVPARMDLSGIHIVLDCANGATYHIAPHVFREMGATVDSLGVQPDGLNINRQCGSTHPEALQKAVVEFNADLGIAFDGDGDRVIMVDHKGELVDGDELLYIIAASRLSKGQLKGPVVGTLMTNLGLERAFAEMGVEFKRAAVGDRYVMEMLKANGGMLGGESSGHIICLDRTTTGDGIVSALQVIAELWTQGKSLHELKQGMRKYPQTLVNVKVSAKPENIEAIDAVRQAKESTEKELNGSGRVLLRPSGTEPVIRVMVEGQDGMLIESMAHNLAEVIKHALI; from the coding sequence ATGGCAAAAAAATATTTTGGCACAGATGGTATCCGCGGCAAGGTAGGGGAGACGCCCATTACCCCTGATTTTATTCTTAAGCTCGGTTGGGCAGCCGGACAAGTTTTCAAAGACCACGGTTCTGCCCAAGTGTTGGTTGGAAAGGACACCCGGATTTCTGGTTATATGTTTGAATCTGCGCTGGAAGCTGGATTGTCCGCTGCCGGGGTCAATACCCAGATGCTCGGCCCCATGCCTACGCCGGGGATCGCCTACCTGACCCGTACTTTCCGCGCCAAGGCGGGCATTGTCATTAGCGCTTCCCACAATCCTTATCCCGACAATGGGATCAAATTCTTTTCCACCGATGGCACCAAATTACCTGATGAAATTGAAGAAGCGATTGAAGCCCAGCTCGAAGTCCCAATGACCACAGTAGCCTCTGACAAATTGGGCAGAGCGGTGCGGGTGGAGGATGCCGCGGGCAGGTATATCGAATTTTGCAAGAGTACGGTGCCCGCGCGTATGGATTTAAGCGGAATCCATATCGTTCTGGATTGCGCCAACGGCGCAACCTATCATATAGCGCCCCACGTATTCCGGGAAATGGGCGCCACTGTGGACAGCCTGGGAGTCCAACCAGATGGGCTGAATATCAACCGCCAATGTGGTTCCACGCATCCCGAAGCACTGCAGAAAGCGGTCGTGGAATTCAATGCTGACTTGGGCATCGCTTTTGATGGCGACGGCGACCGAGTCATCATGGTGGATCACAAAGGTGAGTTGGTGGATGGCGATGAGCTTTTATATATCATCGCGGCTTCTCGTTTGAGCAAGGGCCAACTGAAAGGGCCGGTGGTAGGAACATTAATGACCAATCTCGGGTTGGAGCGCGCATTTGCCGAAATGGGTGTGGAATTCAAACGGGCGGCAGTAGGCGACCGCTATGTTATGGAAATGCTCAAGGCTAATGGTGGGATGCTGGGAGGCGAGAGTTCCGGGCATATTATTTGCTTGGATCGCACTACCACCGGGGATGGGATTGTCTCTGCGTTACAAGTCATTGCCGAACTCTGGACCCAAGGGAAATCTCTCCATGAATTGAAACAAGGCATGCGCAAGTACCCCCAAACATTAGTCAACGTGAAAGTGAGTGCCAAGCCTGAAAACATAGAGGCGATAGATGCCGTACGTCAGGCAAAAGAAAGCACGGAAAAAGAATTGAATGGCAGCGGCAGAGTACTGCTTCGTCCTTCTGGCACTGAGCCGGTAATCCGGGTAATGGTTGAAGGCCAAGATGGCATGTTGATTGAGAGCATGGCCCACAATCTTGCCGAAGTGATTAAACACGCGTTGATCTAA
- the hflB gene encoding ATP-dependent metalloprotease (inner membrane metalloprotease; may be involved in degradation of aberrant cytoplasmic and membrane proteins): MNNMVKNILLWVIIAAVLMSVFNNFGAHKTAGSSLSYTQFIAAVKAGQVQQVVIDGNTIKGVTAGGQKFTTYSPNDPHLIDDLLEAGVEIKAQPPEGQSLLMQIFISWFPMLLLIGVWIFFMRQMQGGGAGGRGAMSFGKSKARLMEEDKIKVTFKDVAGCEEAIEEVKEVVDFLKDPSKFQKLGGKIPRGILMVGPPGTGKTLIARAIAGEAKVPFFTISGSDFVEMFVGVGASRVRDMFEQAKKHAPCIIFIDEIDAVGRHRGAGLGGGHDEREQTLNQLLVEMDGFEGNEGVIIIAATNRPDVLDPALLRPGRFDRQVTVGLPDILGREQILKVHLRKVPTADDVDAKVIARGTPGFSGADLANLVNEASLFAARANKKLVDMGDLEKAKDKILMGAERRSMVMSEEEKRMTAYHEAGHAIVGLKVPEHDPVYKVSIMPRGRALGITMFLPERDQYSASKRKLESQISSLFGGRLAEALIFGPDAVSTGASNDIERATDLARNMVTKWGLSERLGPLAYSEEEGEVFLGRSVTQHKMMSEETARMIDEEIRAIIDRNYERAERILKENMDKLHMMAEALIKYETIDRNQIDAIMEGRTPPPPKDWEDTPPTEGKATKAEGEEEKEKPEPSSGVSPLGGPAGQHFE, from the coding sequence TTGAATAATATGGTTAAAAACATACTCTTGTGGGTGATTATTGCCGCGGTCTTGATGTCCGTGTTCAATAATTTCGGGGCGCACAAGACCGCAGGGTCGAGTCTGTCCTACACCCAATTTATTGCCGCGGTGAAAGCAGGGCAAGTCCAACAAGTGGTAATTGATGGCAATACCATCAAAGGCGTTACCGCCGGTGGACAGAAATTCACCACTTACAGTCCCAATGACCCGCATTTGATTGACGATTTGCTGGAAGCTGGCGTGGAAATCAAGGCGCAACCGCCGGAAGGCCAATCGCTACTGATGCAGATTTTTATTTCCTGGTTCCCTATGCTGCTATTGATTGGGGTATGGATTTTCTTCATGCGTCAGATGCAAGGAGGTGGCGCCGGTGGCCGAGGGGCGATGTCCTTCGGGAAGAGCAAAGCCCGGCTCATGGAAGAAGACAAAATCAAAGTCACCTTCAAGGATGTGGCGGGCTGCGAGGAAGCCATTGAGGAAGTCAAAGAGGTCGTCGACTTCTTAAAGGACCCGAGCAAGTTCCAGAAATTGGGCGGCAAGATCCCTCGGGGGATTTTGATGGTCGGCCCACCGGGAACCGGTAAAACCTTGATCGCCCGGGCTATTGCCGGGGAAGCCAAGGTACCGTTTTTCACCATCTCCGGTTCGGATTTCGTGGAAATGTTTGTCGGTGTCGGTGCTTCCCGGGTCCGGGATATGTTTGAACAGGCCAAGAAGCACGCGCCGTGCATTATTTTCATTGACGAAATCGACGCTGTGGGCCGCCACCGTGGCGCCGGCTTGGGCGGTGGTCACGACGAGCGGGAACAGACTTTGAACCAATTGCTGGTGGAAATGGATGGTTTCGAAGGCAATGAAGGCGTGATTATCATCGCCGCTACCAACCGTCCTGACGTACTGGATCCGGCATTGCTGCGTCCCGGCCGTTTTGACCGCCAGGTGACGGTGGGCTTGCCCGACATTCTTGGCCGTGAGCAAATCCTCAAAGTGCATCTGCGCAAAGTGCCCACGGCGGACGATGTGGACGCCAAGGTTATTGCCCGCGGTACGCCTGGCTTTTCCGGCGCGGATTTGGCTAATCTGGTCAACGAGGCGTCTTTGTTTGCCGCCCGTGCCAACAAAAAGTTGGTGGATATGGGAGATCTGGAAAAGGCCAAGGACAAGATCCTTATGGGCGCCGAGCGCCGGTCCATGGTCATGAGCGAGGAAGAAAAGCGCATGACCGCATATCACGAGGCGGGCCATGCCATTGTCGGCCTCAAGGTGCCGGAACACGATCCAGTGTACAAGGTGAGCATTATGCCCCGGGGACGGGCGCTTGGGATCACCATGTTCCTGCCGGAACGGGATCAATATTCGGCCTCCAAGCGCAAGTTGGAAAGCCAGATTTCCAGTTTGTTCGGCGGTCGCCTGGCCGAGGCCTTGATCTTCGGCCCCGATGCTGTTTCCACGGGTGCCTCCAATGATATCGAGCGGGCAACCGATCTCGCCCGTAACATGGTGACCAAGTGGGGCTTGTCGGAACGGTTGGGGCCATTGGCCTACAGCGAAGAGGAAGGCGAGGTTTTCCTTGGCCGTTCGGTGACTCAGCACAAAATGATGTCTGAGGAAACCGCTCGGATGATTGACGAAGAGATCCGCGCCATCATCGACCGGAACTACGAACGGGCCGAAAGGATTCTAAAGGAAAACATGGACAAACTGCACATGATGGCCGAAGCTTTGATTAAATACGAGACAATCGACCGGAATCAGATTGATGCCATCATGGAAGGCAGGACGCCGCCGCCACCCAAGGACTGGGAAGATACACCGCCAACTGAGGGCAAGGCAACCAAAGCTGAAGGTGAGGAAGAGAAAGAAAAACCCGAACCTTCGTCTGGTGTTAGCCCTTTGGGCGGGCCTGCAGGACAGCATTTTGAATAA
- a CDS encoding 23S rRNA methyltransferase, translated as MAKTKSSRRWLSEHFNDSYVQQAQAKGYRSRAVFKLEEVQNRDRILKPGMTVVDLGAAPGGWSQYVARLVSPSGNVIAVDVLPIEPLPGVQFIQGDFTEQETWQQLIMAVGDRSVDVVLSDMAPNMSGNRGVDQPRAMYLAELALQAAEELLSDGGCFFTKLFHGEGFEDFQKHLRQRFARVATRKPKASRARSREVYALAQGFKAG; from the coding sequence ATGGCGAAAACCAAAAGCAGTCGCCGCTGGTTGAGCGAACATTTCAATGACAGCTACGTCCAGCAGGCACAAGCTAAAGGGTATCGCAGCCGGGCAGTGTTTAAACTGGAGGAAGTTCAAAATCGTGATCGGATTTTAAAACCCGGGATGACAGTGGTAGATTTGGGAGCCGCGCCGGGTGGATGGTCTCAATATGTTGCCCGTCTGGTGTCACCATCCGGGAATGTTATCGCCGTGGATGTATTGCCCATTGAACCCTTGCCTGGCGTTCAGTTCATTCAAGGGGATTTTACCGAGCAGGAAACGTGGCAACAGTTGATAATGGCGGTTGGGGATCGTAGCGTGGATGTGGTATTGTCCGATATGGCTCCTAATATGAGCGGTAACCGCGGCGTGGATCAGCCCCGGGCGATGTATCTCGCGGAACTGGCCTTGCAGGCGGCAGAAGAATTATTGAGCGATGGCGGTTGTTTTTTTACGAAACTTTTTCACGGAGAAGGATTCGAAGATTTTCAGAAACACTTGCGCCAGCGTTTTGCCCGGGTTGCTACTCGTAAGCCGAAGGCTTCGCGGGCCCGCAGCCGGGAGGTTTATGCGCTGGCGCAAGGATTCAAGGCCGGTTGA
- a CDS encoding RNA-binding protein (RNA binding protein found associated to pre-50S subunit of the ribosome; putative role in ribosome assembly; necessary for optimal growth but not cell viability) produces MSLTPKGKRALRAKAHNLKPVVITGQAGITEAVLAEIDNALSYQELLKVRVNAEDRQARKEMVDLICRRLEAELVQILGHVATLYRENPD; encoded by the coding sequence ATGTCATTAACCCCAAAGGGAAAACGCGCACTGCGCGCAAAAGCTCACAATTTAAAACCAGTCGTCATCACCGGACAAGCAGGTATTACCGAAGCGGTGTTAGCGGAAATCGACAATGCTTTGTCCTATCAAGAATTACTCAAGGTCCGGGTCAATGCTGAAGATCGGCAGGCAAGAAAGGAAATGGTGGACCTGATTTGTCGCCGGTTGGAAGCTGAATTGGTTCAAATACTCGGACATGTCGCGACACTTTACCGGGAAAACCCGGATTAA
- the greA gene encoding transcription elongation factor GreA (necessary for efficient RNA polymerase transcription elongation past template-encoded arresting sites; arresting sites in DNA have the property of trapping a certain fraction of elongating RNA polymerases that pass through, resulting in locked ternary complexes. Cleavage of the nascent transcript by cleavage factors such as GreA or GreB allows the resumption of elongation from the new 3'terminus) — translation MNKVPLTVKGAEKLRQELKELKTIKRPKVIEAISEARAHGDLKENAEYHAAREQQSFIEGRIKEIESILANAQIIDVTQINANGKVVFGATVELEDLGTGETVTYQIVGDDEADIKQGLISVSSPIARAMIGKEEEDVVEVRTPKGIREYEILAIRYE, via the coding sequence ATGAATAAAGTGCCATTGACAGTCAAAGGTGCGGAAAAGCTCAGGCAAGAGTTAAAAGAGTTGAAAACCATCAAGCGTCCCAAAGTCATCGAAGCGATTTCCGAAGCCCGGGCTCACGGTGATTTGAAGGAGAATGCCGAATATCACGCGGCCCGGGAGCAGCAAAGTTTTATTGAAGGGCGGATCAAAGAGATCGAGTCGATTCTGGCCAACGCCCAGATTATCGATGTTACCCAGATCAACGCCAATGGCAAAGTGGTTTTCGGGGCGACGGTGGAATTGGAAGACCTGGGAACCGGCGAGACCGTTACTTATCAAATTGTCGGTGACGATGAAGCCGACATTAAACAAGGCTTGATTTCCGTTTCTTCTCCCATCGCCCGGGCGATGATTGGCAAGGAAGAAGAAGATGTTGTGGAAGTTAGAACCCCAAAAGGCATCCGGGAATATGAGATTTTAGCTATTCGTTATGAATAA
- the carB gene encoding carbamoyl phosphate synthase large subunit (four CarB-CarA dimers form the carbamoyl phosphate synthetase holoenzyme that catalyzes the production of carbamoyl phosphate; CarB is responsible for the amidotransferase activity) — protein sequence MPKRTDIQSILLLGAGPIVIGQACEFDYSGTQACKALREEGYRVILVNSNPATIMTDPETADRVYIEPVDWPTAAKIIEKERPDALLPTMGGQTALNCALDLNREGVLDKFGVELIGASREAIEKAEDRDLFRQAMKKIGLGVPKSGVAHNMEDAFSVLEQIGYPAIIRPSYTLGGSGGGIAYNREEFIEICERGLELSPVSELLIEESILGWKEFEMEVVRDRKDNCIIVCSIENLDPMGIHTGDSITVAPAQTLTDKEYQIMRDASIAVLREIGVDTGGSNVQFAVNPEDGRLIVIEMNPRVSRSSALASKATGFPIAKVAAKLAVGYTLDELRNEITGGLIPASFEPSIDYVVTKIPRFTFEKFPQADDRLTTQMKSVGEVMAVGRTFQESLQKALRGLEIGVDGFTEIVDPEAEDSNDRLVREMRSPGPDRLWCVADGFRLGMTLEEIHTHTRIDPWFLAQIEEIVAAERELATKTLATLNQEELRNLKRMGFSDSRLAKLLDSTEAEVRATRHRHGIRPVYKRIDSCAAEFASSTAYMYSTYEEECEADPTGLPKIMVLGGGPNRIGQGIEFDYCCVHAAFALKEDGYETIMVNCNPETVSTDFDTSDRLYFEPLTLEDVLEIIDLEKPQGVIVQYGGQTPLKLARDLEAAGAPIIGTSPDSIDLAEDRERFQKLVERLDLKQPDNRTARSQEEAVLCARELGYPLVVRPSYVLGGRAMEIVFNEEDLRRYMVEAVSVSNQSPVLLDRFLDDAVEVDVDAVSDGETVWIGGVMEHIEQAGIHSGDSACSIPPYELSGALQARLKEQVRQLGRALGVVGLMNTQFAIKDEAIYILEVNPRASRTVPFVSKAVGLPLAKIAARCMVGKTLEEQGIIGERIPPYYSVKEAVFPFIKFPGVDPLLGPEMKSTGEVMGVGACFGEAYAKAQQAAGARLVHQGQVLISVKDRDKPKLIPIARKLVERGFQLVATSGTAKALQEAGIPCQVVNKVGQGRPHIVDLIKNNQVQLIINTTEGKKAIADSFLIRREALQHQVSYTTTLAGAYAITLALDSLDTGQVYCLQDLHRQLTV from the coding sequence ATGCCTAAAAGAACCGATATTCAATCCATTCTCTTGCTTGGCGCCGGCCCAATCGTCATTGGCCAGGCCTGCGAGTTCGACTATTCCGGCACCCAGGCTTGCAAGGCCCTGCGCGAAGAGGGTTACCGGGTCATTCTGGTCAATTCCAATCCCGCCACCATCATGACTGATCCAGAAACCGCCGACCGGGTCTATATCGAGCCGGTGGATTGGCCGACGGCAGCCAAAATTATCGAAAAGGAACGCCCCGATGCCCTGCTTCCCACCATGGGTGGGCAAACCGCGCTCAATTGCGCTCTGGACTTGAACCGGGAAGGGGTGCTGGACAAATTTGGTGTCGAGTTGATTGGCGCTTCCCGGGAGGCGATTGAAAAGGCTGAGGATCGAGACTTGTTCCGCCAGGCCATGAAAAAAATCGGCCTTGGCGTGCCGAAATCCGGCGTGGCGCACAATATGGAAGATGCCTTTTCCGTCTTGGAACAAATCGGCTATCCAGCCATCATTCGCCCTTCCTATACCCTGGGTGGCAGCGGTGGCGGCATTGCCTATAACCGTGAGGAATTCATAGAGATTTGCGAACGGGGCCTTGAACTGTCGCCGGTCAGTGAATTATTGATTGAAGAATCCATTCTTGGCTGGAAGGAGTTCGAGATGGAAGTGGTGCGTGACCGCAAGGATAACTGCATCATTGTCTGTTCCATCGAAAATCTCGACCCCATGGGCATCCACACCGGCGATTCCATTACCGTGGCGCCGGCCCAAACCCTGACCGATAAGGAATATCAAATCATGCGCGATGCTTCCATTGCGGTGCTCAGGGAGATCGGCGTCGATACCGGGGGTTCCAACGTCCAGTTCGCCGTCAATCCGGAAGATGGCCGCTTGATTGTCATCGAGATGAACCCCAGGGTAAGCCGTTCCTCGGCGCTGGCCTCAAAGGCCACGGGATTCCCCATTGCCAAGGTGGCGGCCAAACTGGCGGTGGGTTACACCCTGGATGAATTGCGCAACGAAATTACCGGCGGGTTGATTCCTGCCTCTTTCGAGCCTTCCATTGATTATGTGGTCACCAAGATTCCCCGTTTCACCTTTGAAAAATTTCCCCAGGCCGATGACCGTCTGACCACCCAAATGAAATCAGTGGGCGAGGTAATGGCCGTGGGCCGGACTTTCCAGGAATCCTTGCAAAAAGCGCTGCGGGGGTTGGAAATTGGAGTTGATGGGTTCACGGAAATCGTTGATCCCGAAGCCGAGGATAGCAACGACAGGTTGGTGCGGGAAATGCGCAGCCCTGGTCCTGACCGCCTTTGGTGTGTGGCCGATGGTTTCCGACTGGGAATGACCTTGGAAGAAATCCACACGCATACACGTATTGATCCTTGGTTTCTGGCGCAAATCGAGGAAATCGTCGCTGCCGAGCGGGAATTGGCGACAAAGACGCTGGCCACCTTGAACCAGGAAGAACTCAGAAATCTTAAAAGAATGGGTTTTTCCGATTCACGCCTGGCGAAGCTGCTCGACAGCACCGAGGCGGAAGTGCGCGCTACCCGTCATCGCCACGGTATTAGGCCCGTATACAAAAGAATCGATTCGTGCGCGGCGGAATTTGCTTCCAGCACCGCCTATATGTATTCCACTTATGAAGAAGAATGCGAAGCGGACCCAACCGGCCTGCCCAAAATCATGGTGCTGGGCGGCGGGCCGAACCGGATTGGTCAGGGCATTGAATTCGATTACTGCTGCGTTCATGCCGCCTTTGCCCTCAAGGAAGACGGCTATGAAACCATCATGGTCAATTGCAATCCGGAAACGGTCTCCACCGATTTTGATACCTCCGACCGCCTGTATTTCGAGCCGCTGACCTTGGAGGACGTTCTGGAAATCATCGACCTGGAAAAACCCCAAGGGGTCATTGTCCAGTATGGCGGGCAGACGCCGCTGAAACTGGCCCGGGATCTGGAAGCGGCCGGCGCGCCAATTATTGGCACCTCCCCCGATTCCATTGATCTGGCGGAAGACCGGGAACGCTTTCAAAAGCTGGTGGAAAGATTGGATTTGAAACAGCCCGATAACCGTACCGCCCGCTCCCAGGAAGAGGCGGTGTTGTGCGCCCGGGAACTGGGTTACCCACTGGTGGTTCGGCCTTCCTATGTGTTGGGTGGACGAGCCATGGAGATCGTTTTCAACGAGGAGGATCTGCGCCGCTACATGGTGGAGGCGGTTAGCGTTTCCAACCAGTCGCCAGTGCTGCTGGACCGTTTCCTGGACGATGCAGTGGAAGTGGATGTGGATGCCGTCAGCGATGGCGAAACGGTTTGGATTGGTGGGGTAATGGAGCATATCGAACAGGCCGGTATACATTCTGGCGATTCGGCTTGCTCTATTCCGCCTTATGAATTGAGCGGCGCGCTGCAGGCGCGGCTGAAGGAACAAGTGCGCCAGCTTGGCCGGGCGCTAGGCGTGGTGGGCTTGATGAATACCCAGTTCGCCATCAAGGATGAGGCTATTTATATCCTCGAAGTCAATCCCCGGGCTTCCCGCACCGTGCCGTTCGTTTCCAAGGCCGTTGGACTGCCGCTGGCCAAGATCGCCGCCCGTTGCATGGTGGGCAAAACGCTCGAGGAGCAGGGGATCATTGGTGAACGGATACCGCCCTATTACTCGGTCAAGGAAGCGGTATTTCCTTTCATTAAATTCCCGGGCGTGGATCCCCTATTGGGGCCGGAAATGAAATCCACCGGTGAAGTGATGGGTGTCGGCGCCTGTTTTGGGGAAGCCTATGCCAAGGCCCAGCAGGCTGCTGGCGCCAGACTGGTCCATCAGGGGCAGGTGCTTATCAGCGTAAAGGACAGGGACAAACCCAAATTGATTCCCATCGCCCGCAAGCTGGTGGAAAGGGGCTTTCAGTTGGTGGCCACCAGTGGCACGGCGAAGGCGCTTCAAGAGGCGGGCATTCCCTGTCAGGTTGTCAACAAAGTGGGGCAGGGGCGGCCCCATATCGTGGATTTGATCAAAAATAATCAAGTCCAGTTGATTATCAATACCACCGAAGGTAAAAAGGCAATTGCCGATTCGTTTTTAATCCGCCGGGAAGCCTTGCAACATCAAGTCAGTTATACGACGACCCTGGCGGGCGCCTACGCCATTACTTTGGCATTGGATAGCCTGGATACCGGGCAAGTTTATTGCTTACAAGATCTGCATCGACAACTGACCGTATGA
- a CDS encoding carbamoyl phosphate synthase small subunit (catalyzes production of carbamoyl phosphate from bicarbonate and glutamine in pyrimidine and arginine biosynthesis pathways; forms an octamer composed of four CarAB dimers), giving the protein MKRQAILALEDGTIFHGYAVGAQGCSVGEVVFNTAMTGYQEILTDPSYARQLVTLTYPHIGNTGINEEDVESGAIHAAGLIVRDVPGLASNWRMTETLPEYLQRHGVVAIAGIDTRKLTRILRDKGAQRGCLWSGLELDEAEAISRALAFPGLKGMDLAREVTCQDSYVWRQTTWQLGQGYIESKDSRWRVVVYDFGVKLNILRMLAERGCEVTVVPAMTSASEVMALSPDGVMLSNGPGDPEPCDYAIRAIKELLAAKVPVFGICLGHQLLALASGARTVKMKFGHHGANHPVQDLATGKVMISSQNHGFAVDEGSLPAHLKPTHRSLFDGSLQGIRHEEAPSFGFQGHPEASPGPHDVAELFDQFIDLMASQR; this is encoded by the coding sequence GTGAAAAGACAAGCCATTTTAGCGCTGGAAGACGGGACGATTTTCCATGGCTATGCCGTGGGCGCGCAGGGGTGTAGCGTCGGGGAAGTGGTATTCAATACTGCCATGACCGGCTATCAGGAAATTCTTACCGATCCTTCCTATGCCCGCCAACTGGTCACCTTGACTTATCCACACATTGGCAATACCGGGATCAATGAGGAAGACGTCGAATCGGGCGCCATTCATGCTGCGGGGCTGATTGTGCGCGATGTTCCCGGATTGGCCAGCAACTGGCGCATGACAGAGACACTGCCGGAATATTTGCAGCGCCATGGGGTCGTGGCAATCGCCGGCATTGATACCCGCAAGCTGACCAGAATACTACGGGACAAAGGGGCCCAGCGGGGATGTCTGTGGAGCGGTCTAGAATTGGATGAAGCAGAGGCTATCAGCCGTGCCTTGGCGTTTCCGGGTCTCAAAGGCATGGATCTGGCCAGGGAAGTCACCTGCCAGGATTCTTACGTGTGGCGGCAGACAACATGGCAATTGGGTCAAGGCTATATTGAATCGAAGGATTCCCGCTGGCGAGTCGTGGTATATGATTTTGGGGTCAAATTGAATATTTTAAGAATGCTTGCCGAGCGTGGCTGTGAAGTTACCGTGGTTCCTGCCATGACGTCGGCCAGTGAGGTGATGGCCTTATCTCCCGATGGGGTGATGCTGTCCAACGGTCCTGGGGATCCGGAGCCTTGCGATTATGCCATTCGCGCCATCAAAGAGTTATTGGCGGCAAAAGTGCCGGTTTTCGGCATCTGTCTTGGCCATCAGTTGTTGGCTCTGGCCAGTGGCGCCCGGACGGTCAAAATGAAGTTCGGTCATCACGGCGCTAACCATCCGGTACAGGATCTGGCTACTGGTAAAGTCATGATTTCCAGCCAGAATCATGGCTTTGCCGTGGATGAGGGCAGTTTGCCGGCCCATCTCAAACCGACCCACCGCTCTTTATTTGACGGCAGTCTCCAAGGAATCCGGCATGAGGAGGCGCCGTCTTTCGGTTTTCAAGGTCACCCGGAAGCCAGTCCCGGCCCTCACGACGTGGCGGAGTTGTTTGACCAATTCATTGATCTCATGGCCAGCCAGCGTTGA